The sequence TTGACGACGAACCGTGCTGACGGTAGGAAGATAGCTTCTGGCAACGATTCTGAGACTTGAATTGGGGGGAAATTCCATATCTCGATCAAAAAAATTCCAACTTGTAGAGCCGGATGCGTAAGCGATGAATGCTGTTTGAACGTGCTCAGCTGGATGGTGCCAGATGGCTGCTAAATCATTTTGGCGTAGGTAATTAGCCATTGCTGTCACCTCTTTGGCCGTATCTTCATAACCAACAACCCAAGCGTTTGCATATTTTACATTTGTTCTCTGCTCGATTAGTTATTAGTATGTGACAGAAATATATTTGGCAAACAAGGAACAAAATCCAAAGTCTACTTCACGTACACGATCACACAACATCTCATACTCTTTGCTGGTGCAGACATCATTAAAATTAATGTCGATGGTGCCTGACTTCAAATTGAGAAGTTGACCTTTACTTGTTGGATTCAATCCACAAATTCGCACGTCACCAATCACCTTGTCCACAGCTCCAAACTTTAGTTTCACAAGAACTTCACCGGGATTCCAAAAGCGACGCGTGGATGCGCGATGACTAAGGCCGGGTGTGAACTCCTGGGTTTTCTTATCATGAGGAGAGATGGTGGAATTTGGCCACAAAGGACGCTGGTCTGATGAGGTCTGTCGGGTTTGGTGATCATCGAAATGCTCTTGTGGGTTCTGCGGATTAGTTCGAGAATTCGTAGGCAACAGGTCGGCGTCTTCTTGATCCACGAACAGACTGTAAGATGTTCCATGATCCCTCGAAATAGGCGATTCTTGAGGATTCGACATTTTCGGCGAATGCAGCCAATCCTGAGGTCTTCGAAGCTCCAGCTGTGATATGTCTGGAGCCCTTTCGCGCCGGAGTGCTTTTTCCCATCTTCTCTGCGTGGAAAGTTTACTAAACAATTCACCCTTTCGTTTCGGAGAAATTCTGTCTAGGATGGATTTCCTCGCTTTTTGGCCTCCAAAAAGATGTGAAATGTGGTCCGTTCTGGGAGGCAAGGCAGGAGCCGTGGAGGAAGTATTTACGCTCAATTTAGGCTGTCGGGGTCTGTCCTGGCGATTGGACGACGACGAGGAGAAGTCCTGACTACTTCTATTCGTATGGTGGGGCAACGAGGGAGTTGGATGGGATGGTCTGGTCGGTATTATGGGCTCAGTGACTGACGGCAGATTCACCAGGTTGTGAAAGGACGATCGTTGCCCTGCAGAGTCCGAGCGCGTAGGCGGAGCAGGTGTTTtaaatttcttcttttctttggtCGGACTTGCCTTGTGTTTCTTCTTCATGAGTGGTTCGTCCTCAGAGGTACTATTTTGTTCATGTTCGACCAGATCATCGGGGACTACAAAGTCGGAGATATCTGAATGGCCAGGGTCACTGCTCGCAGATGGGCGTCTGCCCGAATACCCAAGTCGCTTCCGCTTTTCTCTCCgccttgcttttctttttgctgTAGCGGCTTCAAGTAGGAGCCATTTTTGTTCCAATGCTTCGACGTCAAATGCCGAGTTCTCGCCACGCCTGATAGCCTCTTGCTTTACAGCCCAATCTTCAAGAGTTTGAGGATTGAGAAACATGTCCTCAGTTTCCCAAGTGGACCTTTCCATGGGATAGCCTGCCCATTTGACAAGGTACATTTCTTTTCCATGGTAGACCCTTTGGGCCAAGATACACTCCACTTCATATTCATCCTGAGGCTCGCTTGGCACAGTGGATGTGAGTGAAATCTCATCGTCACTGAGATCAGTGTTTTCTGGCATTTCGAAGATGATGGACAAAAGAGCACAAAGTGGGTATTAAAACAAAACACTCTTCTTGTGGAGAGGGGGCTTTTTCTAATTTTAGGGTTAGCATGAAATATAGTTAAGTTGAAGATGCGACGAAAGGGtaaaagagagaggggggagagagagggagatgAGACAAGACTGGTGAATGCAGCAGGAAAATTTAGTTCATGATTAGAGCACCCATGAACGTGATGGTATAAATTAAATGAAGGAATTAGCCAGCGACAATGCGCTATTCTATCAAACATCACTTTGACTGGCACTGTAAAAAATTGTCTCCAAGGGCAGAGACCAGCAGGGAAGGCCTTACAGATTCAAACAGGCTGCTGTGCCAGTGGATGAGCAGAGCGAAATAGGTCATGTAAATCCCGAGCATCCTTATTCTGTTCGCATCTCAGTGCTTCATGACAGCCGGTTAAGAGCAGGTTGAGCTGGCAATCGGTCGAGACATCGCCGGCAGAATCCACGCCAAGCCCCCTTTGGACTCCCAGGTCACATGCTTTTCCTGCTGGCCGCTGAACAGACAGCCCCCCAGCCAGCTCCCCAACGTCAAACCATGGGAGTCACAGCGGAGAAAGCAGGCGGCTTAAGGGAGTTGAGAGTTTCCAGGCGGGCGGCTAACCAGCTATGAgaaagtacggagtagataaTTATGGGCTATCTCGGAGCGCAGCTGTGTAAATGAAGGTTGGCTTCCATGGTCTGGGCAGTTCGACTTCGGCACTTATAAAACATTTCTCCGCAGTGTAGGACGTTGGCTCCAAGCTGCTGCTTAGCGTGTAGCCCGTACTGGTACTTCATGTTATTAGTAAATAGACTAGAAAAGTAGGTACCACTACAAACGGCCCCTGTCCAGCCAGACGGTCTGCGAGAGAGCGACATCTCAAACACACGGTCCAGCTTGGTTAATTTATTTTTATCCTGTTGCCTTTTCACAGCAAACTCACATCTCCTTGTTCAAGTCAGGCCACAAGGTTCTCCGTTTCTCTTTTACAACTGCATTTCAACTTCCGGTGTCAATTTTTAGGCGCCTTACTCAAAGCTCCCGCTTCACAACTTCCTCCCTTTACCGCTTTCAACCTCCCTCGTCCTCCACGATCACAAGACGCAGCCTGCCATCATGGCCAACGACGAATATGATGTATGTCTGACAGCCTTCTTGCAGTGTATGGTGATGTGTCGCTGATGCTAACATTGCCGGCTTGTAGTTTCTTTTCAAGGGTACGTGTTACACCCCTCGTGCAGCCATGTCCAACCCCATGCTTCGCGCACGTTCAATAAGATTATCAACGACTAATCCTTGGTTTCCTTTTAAATAGTGGTCTTGATCGGTGACTCCGGTGTTGGCAAATCCAATTTACTAAGCCGTTTCACACGCAACGAATTTAACCTTGACTCCAAGTCTACTATCGGCGTCGAGTTCGCGACCCGATCCATCCAAGTGGATTCCAAGACTATTAAATCCCAGATCTGGGATACTGCAGGCCAAGAGAGATACAGAGCTATTACTTCCGCTTACTATCGTGGTGCTGTTGGTGCACTTCTTG is a genomic window of Coccidioides posadasii str. Silveira chromosome 3, complete sequence containing:
- a CDS encoding uncharacterized protein (EggNog:ENOG410PUP3~COG:B~BUSCO:2319at33183) produces the protein MPENTDLSDDEISLTSTVPSEPQDEYEVECILAQRVYHGKEMYLVKWAGYPMERSTWETEDMFLNPQTLEDWAVKQEAIRRGENSAFDVEALEQKWLLLEAATAKRKARRREKRKRLGYSGRRPSASSDPGHSDISDFVVPDDLVEHEQNSTSEDEPLMKKKHKASPTKEKKKFKTPAPPTRSDSAGQRSSFHNLVNLPSVTEPIIPTRPSHPTPSLPHHTNRSSQDFSSSSSNRQDRPRQPKLSVNTSSTAPALPPRTDHISHLFGGQKARKSILDRISPKRKGELFSKLSTQRRWEKALRRERAPDISQLELRRPQDWLHSPKMSNPQESPISRDHGTSYSLFVDQEDADLLPTNSRTNPQNPQEHFDDHQTRQTSSDQRPLWPNSTISPHDKKTQEFTPGLSHRASTRRFWNPGEVLVKLKFGAVDKVIGDVRICGLNPTSKGQLLNLKSGTIDINFNDVCTSKEYEMLCDRRTNVKYANAWVVGYEDTAKEVTAMANYLRQNDLAAIWHHPAEHVQTAFIAYASGSTSWNFFDRDMEFPPNSSLRIVARSYLPTVSTVRRQLTSPSVAEPQMPPSQSTATTAPQNPIVIDDPVSTTSKSVAVLASIPKDLGNKDIVSIFRERWSITFEELSLVNAPKKDGSARAFYLYFPPEAEEEFQLVLKFLRKYTNAIFSNRLKGDWERFAETVTSGTVLFHQSYIWYEFMPGLHKLLRRYVNVFNISLASPVKHIGFTTHLQRLFPHGSVILMTEDYMIHETEAALNAMKWFRSHSEKKYPGTWKMFFRPNILGWLSNIFDKWPDDKMYQIYCIIEYMIPEYPEGHYNWYNGDGSPDSLDGETDDEGQHHPFISPSFIPDYGSRKEDAHENIPKGLSQEERNMDHLVEYFAGWAICNCDKYRRFIVLSHHKPLAKWKRWQHLEHIDTQGFSRQYINNESKKQSSKTDHSSR